The following DNA comes from Streptomyces sp. Ag109_O5-10.
GCGATCGACAACGCACAGGGTCACTTCAACCGCTGCGCCCGCTGCACCGACTACGTGTGCGGCCGCTGCTGGAACGCGGCCCAGGGCCTCTGCCTGCGCTGCGCTCCGGACACGGCCGCCGAGGCGATGGCGGCCCAGCAGCGCGGCCTCAACGACATGGCCTCGCAGCGGGCGTACGCGGCCGGGCAGCAGGCCGGACAGGGCTACGACCCCGGTACGCCCCGCCAGTTGGTCTGCCCGCAGTGCCGGACCGAGACGCACGGTGCCGCCTTCTGCTCGGGCTGCGGCTACCGGCTGGCCCAGTCCGAGCAGTGTTCCTCCTGCTCCGCGGTGGTGCCGGACGGGGCGGCCTTCTGTCCGGGGTGCGGCTCACGCAGGTAGCGCCCCGGCGCCGTGGCAGCGGCCGAGCGGGGCCGTCGTGGAGCGCTCGGGAGCAGGCGGCCGTCGTGGCGGCGAGGTCCGACGTGGTCTCCGAGGCGGAGGCCACTGCCCCCGACGTCACCGCCCGGATACCGTGGCACCACTGGCCCATATACCCTCTGGGGGTATATAAACGGTGGGTCGTGATCGGCTGCGAAGGGCGGACACCATGCATGCCGTCGGGCACGCGCTCTCCATCGCCGGGTCGATGACCTGGGAGATCACCTGGGCGCTGATCCTCGGCTTCACGCTCTCCGCGGTGGTGCAGGCGGTGGTGCGCCGGGAGACGGTGGTACGGCTGCTCGGGGACGACCGGCCCCGTACGCTCGTGCTCTCCGCGGGGCTCGGCGCCGCCTCCTCGTCCTGCTCCTACGCCGCCGTCGCGCTCGCCCGCTCGCTGTTCCGCAAGGGCGCGAACTTCACCGCGGCCATGGCCTTCGAGATCGCCTCCACCAACCTCGTGATCGAACTCGGCGTGATCCTGGCCCTGCTGATGGGGTGGCAGTTCACCGCGGCGGAGTTCGTCGGCGGCCCGGTCATGATCGTCGTC
Coding sequences within:
- a CDS encoding zinc ribbon domain-containing protein — protein: MSAEIYFSNNYRDLCERNGTGAGFQFEFSCSRCHDTWRSPFEPYAGERAATWLRKGVDVAWGMLGRTGTGLTSAADGLAGAGYGRSRDEAFQRAIDNAQGHFNRCARCTDYVCGRCWNAAQGLCLRCAPDTAAEAMAAQQRGLNDMASQRAYAAGQQAGQGYDPGTPRQLVCPQCRTETHGAAFCSGCGYRLAQSEQCSSCSAVVPDGAAFCPGCGSRR